A region from the Paraurantiacibacter namhicola genome encodes:
- a CDS encoding glycoside hydrolase family 16 protein: MMRISSLLAATALLAACGGDTSPPKSAGSGGPGPGPAAGMPQYDPIPFADPAGTLELVWSDEFDAGTLDRSIWNVEGPRFFVNNEQQAYIDRADVISFANPDGAEGGALVLKPVWEPGYTTPTGRKVDFVSGRIDTANKYDVTYGKVSARLRMPDAVGVWPAFWMLGYGQWPDSGETDIMEYVGDPSWTNAAMHGPGYSGETPIIKRYYFPEGQDVTGWHTYSVERTPDGLIFAVDDIEYYRVSKADIERYGEWRFDRPQNIILNFAMGGIYPAKVNFIEKPYYGIPAETVERVKAGELFMEVDWVRVYQRK, encoded by the coding sequence ATGATGCGCATTTCCAGCCTGCTTGCGGCCACCGCTCTGCTTGCCGCCTGCGGCGGCGATACATCCCCGCCGAAATCCGCCGGTTCTGGTGGCCCCGGGCCCGGACCGGCTGCGGGCATGCCGCAATATGACCCGATCCCCTTCGCCGACCCCGCAGGCACGCTGGAGCTGGTGTGGTCGGACGAGTTTGATGCAGGCACGCTCGATCGCAGCATCTGGAATGTGGAAGGGCCGCGCTTCTTCGTGAACAACGAACAGCAGGCTTATATCGACCGCGCAGACGTGATCTCCTTCGCCAATCCCGATGGCGCGGAAGGCGGCGCGCTGGTGCTGAAGCCGGTGTGGGAGCCGGGCTATACCACGCCGACGGGCCGCAAGGTCGATTTCGTGTCCGGCCGCATCGACACGGCGAACAAGTATGACGTGACTTACGGCAAGGTCTCCGCCCGCCTGCGCATGCCCGATGCGGTGGGCGTCTGGCCCGCCTTCTGGATGCTCGGTTACGGCCAGTGGCCCGACAGCGGCGAGACCGACATCATGGAATATGTCGGCGATCCCAGCTGGACCAATGCCGCCATGCATGGCCCCGGCTATTCCGGCGAAACGCCGATCATCAAGCGGTACTATTTCCCTGAAGGGCAGGATGTGACCGGCTGGCACACCTATTCGGTGGAGCGCACCCCGGACGGGCTGATTTTTGCCGTTGACGACATCGAATATTACCGCGTCAGCAAGGCCGATATCGAACGCTATGGTGAGTGGCGCTTTGACCGGCCGCAGAACATCATCCTGAACTTCGCCATGGGCGGGATCTACCCGGCCAAGGTCAACTTCATCGAGAAGCCGTATTACGGCATCCCGGCCGAGACGGTCGAGCGCGTGAAGGCGGGCGAGCTGTTCATGGAAGTGGACTGGGTGCGGGTGTACCAGCGCAAGTAA
- a CDS encoding DUF885 domain-containing protein, which translates to MAFSYPLSAPQISRRQALGGLAATTALTAAGPALASPPLAASAPPALPPASAAQIDPQGVLDVIAHRLLAHEPERATGLGVDTGRYAWMRGRLEDQSQEGQDAFAATMREDLTYIRAIDTSGFDADTRTSYEVVESAYDTALAGMALPYGDIPVGSWRTAPYVVIQNVGTYLDMPRFLSSTHPLKDERDAAYYLDRLQQLPSVLDGELGRMRAARGMGVTPPDFLLKKAIGQMEATIADARDKSGSLVSPLREVNIPGSRQWPTNAYRIVQAGVVPALQRQLAELREQARVAGSAPGMSARPKGDEWYAWALRSSTTTSLSADDVHRQGLEELEELHGRMDPILRRIGYTSGTVGERMQALSADPRYKFAEGDPGRAEIMTFIKDRIGWIKAQMPRAFNTLVDPNLEVRRLPLAEEPGAPGAYGGAGSKDGTIPGRMWINLRTTDLHRKYDLADLTYHETIPGHVWEGEYSNRLPLIRSILAFNAFSEGWALYAEQLADELGAYDDFEVGRLGYLQSLAFRACRMVVDTGLHSKQWSRDKAVDFFVTRNGSKRQEVESEVDRYCSWPGQATGYKLGHSEIVRQRARAETEMGEAYDFKAFNDAVVLGGNAPLDVMANNVSRYIATARG; encoded by the coding sequence ATGGCTTTTTCATATCCGCTTTCCGCACCGCAAATCTCCCGCCGCCAGGCCCTTGGCGGCCTTGCCGCGACCACGGCCCTGACGGCTGCCGGGCCGGCTCTGGCCTCGCCGCCACTTGCCGCCTCGGCCCCGCCCGCATTGCCGCCCGCCAGCGCAGCGCAGATCGATCCGCAGGGCGTGCTGGATGTGATCGCCCACCGCCTGTTGGCGCATGAGCCGGAACGGGCGACCGGCCTTGGCGTGGATACCGGGCGCTATGCCTGGATGCGTGGGCGGCTGGAGGACCAGTCGCAGGAAGGGCAGGACGCCTTCGCCGCCACCATGCGCGAAGACCTGACCTATATCCGCGCCATCGACACCAGCGGTTTCGATGCGGACACGCGCACCAGCTATGAAGTGGTGGAAAGCGCTTACGACACCGCGCTGGCGGGCATGGCCCTGCCCTATGGCGATATACCGGTCGGCAGCTGGCGCACCGCGCCCTATGTCGTGATCCAGAATGTCGGGACCTATCTCGACATGCCGCGCTTCCTCTCCTCCACGCATCCGCTGAAAGACGAGCGCGATGCCGCCTATTACCTCGACCGCTTGCAGCAATTGCCCTCCGTCCTAGATGGCGAACTGGGCCGCATGCGCGCCGCGCGCGGCATGGGCGTAACGCCGCCGGACTTCCTGCTGAAGAAGGCCATCGGGCAGATGGAAGCGACCATTGCGGACGCGCGCGACAAATCGGGTTCGCTGGTCAGCCCCTTGCGCGAGGTCAACATTCCCGGATCCCGCCAATGGCCAACCAATGCCTATCGCATCGTGCAGGCGGGCGTGGTGCCGGCGCTGCAGCGGCAGCTGGCGGAACTGCGCGAGCAGGCCCGCGTGGCCGGCTCCGCCCCCGGCATGTCCGCCCGGCCGAAGGGCGATGAATGGTATGCCTGGGCACTTCGCAGCAGCACCACCACCAGCCTTTCCGCCGACGACGTCCACCGGCAGGGGCTGGAGGAACTGGAAGAGCTGCACGGCCGCATGGACCCGATCCTGCGCCGCATCGGCTATACCAGCGGCACGGTGGGCGAACGGATGCAGGCCCTGTCCGCCGATCCGCGCTACAAATTTGCCGAGGGCGATCCCGGCCGCGCGGAGATCATGACCTTCATCAAAGACCGCATCGGCTGGATCAAGGCGCAGATGCCGCGCGCCTTCAACACGCTGGTGGACCCGAACCTGGAAGTTCGCCGCCTGCCGCTGGCCGAAGAACCCGGCGCGCCGGGCGCCTATGGCGGCGCGGGCAGCAAGGACGGCACCATACCCGGCCGCATGTGGATCAATCTGCGCACCACGGATCTGCACCGCAAATACGACCTGGCGGACCTGACCTATCACGAGACAATCCCCGGCCATGTGTGGGAAGGCGAATATTCCAACCGCCTGCCGCTGATCCGCTCCATCCTCGCCTTCAACGCCTTTTCCGAAGGCTGGGCGCTGTACGCCGAACAGCTGGCGGACGAGCTGGGCGCTTATGACGATTTCGAGGTTGGCCGGCTGGGCTACCTCCAGTCCCTTGCCTTCCGCGCCTGCCGCATGGTCGTAGACACTGGCCTGCACTCCAAACAGTGGAGCCGCGACAAGGCGGTCGACTTCTTCGTCACCCGCAATGGCTCCAAACGGCAGGAGGTCGAGAGCGAGGTGGATCGTTATTGCAGCTGGCCCGGCCAGGCGACCGGGTACAAGCTGGGCCACAGCGAAATCGTGCGGCAGCGCGCCCGCGCAGAGACGGAGATGGGCGAGGCCTACGACTTCAAGGCCTTCAACGACGCGGTCGTGCTGGGCGGCAATGCCCCGCTGGACGTGATGGCCAACAACGTCAGCCGCTACATCGCCACTGCGCGCGGATAG
- a CDS encoding DUF3597 domain-containing protein — MGIFSSIKDAIFGKEAKAQDTAPNPSPTPSVDPRTGRAINQDGSVRAVQNVDVETKLSGMDGADKLNWRTSIVDLMKLVGIDSSYENRKELAQELGRTDYSGSAEDNIWLHKATMQEIAKNGGRVPASMTD, encoded by the coding sequence ATGGGAATTTTCAGTTCGATCAAGGATGCGATCTTCGGCAAGGAAGCCAAGGCACAGGACACAGCGCCCAACCCGTCGCCCACGCCCAGCGTGGACCCGCGTACAGGCCGCGCCATCAACCAGGATGGCAGCGTTCGCGCCGTGCAGAATGTCGACGTCGAAACCAAGCTGAGCGGCATGGACGGCGCAGACAAGCTGAACTGGCGCACCAGCATCGTCGACCTGATGAAGCTGGTCGGAATCGATTCCAGCTATGAGAACCGCAAGGAACTGGCGCAGGAACTGGGCCGCACGGATTATTCCGGCAGCGCGGAAGACAACATCTGGCTGCACAAGGCCACGATGCAGGAAATCGCCAAGAATGGCGGCCGTGTCCCGGCATCCATGACCGACTGA
- a CDS encoding energy transducer TonB has product MAYIDQQQDNSRRTTAAVAVIAIHAALGYAVVSGLAMEVIEQVIDENPDGVLVLPPPPPPPPKDELVEPKPDTPTSPEVVVPVPPIPLPNPNPMDSDIFDPADVTPRDVTPIPLPDPGPPIPPARPEPKPQPSFAPVAAKPLNDQAGWVTTNDYPSRDLREGNEGTARYSLSVTRDGRVGNCSITRSSGHPGLDRATCKAIERRARFNAAIDNTGAKVSGNFTGTVTWRIPK; this is encoded by the coding sequence ATGGCTTATATCGACCAGCAACAGGACAATTCGCGGCGGACCACGGCGGCGGTGGCGGTAATCGCCATTCATGCAGCGCTTGGTTACGCAGTGGTGAGCGGCCTCGCGATGGAGGTTATCGAACAGGTGATCGACGAAAACCCGGACGGGGTTTTGGTCCTGCCACCTCCCCCGCCCCCGCCGCCGAAAGACGAGCTCGTCGAGCCGAAGCCCGACACGCCGACCTCGCCCGAAGTGGTGGTGCCCGTCCCGCCCATTCCACTGCCCAATCCCAATCCGATGGACAGCGACATCTTCGACCCGGCGGATGTGACACCGCGCGATGTGACGCCGATCCCCCTGCCCGATCCGGGGCCGCCGATCCCGCCCGCACGGCCGGAGCCAAAGCCGCAGCCCAGCTTCGCGCCGGTGGCGGCCAAACCCCTGAATGACCAGGCCGGCTGGGTGACGACCAACGACTACCCCTCACGCGACCTGCGCGAAGGGAATGAGGGGACGGCGCGCTATTCGCTGTCCGTGACGCGCGATGGGCGCGTAGGCAATTGCAGCATCACCCGTTCCAGCGGCCATCCGGGGCTTGACCGCGCGACGTGCAAGGCCATCGAAAGGCGCGCCCGTTTCAACGCGGCGATCGACAATACCGGCGCGAAGGTGAGCGGCAATTTCACCGGCACCGTCACCTGGCGTATTCCGAAATAG
- a CDS encoding alpha/beta hydrolase: MPSVIFPGPEGRLEGRFAPAKRPRAPVAMILHPHSQGGGTMNDRIVQRLYKTFVDRGFATLRFNFRGVGRSQGSFDNGIGELSDAAAALDWVQSIHEEAQTTWVAGVSFGALIGMQLLMRRPEIRGFISIAPPANMYDFSFLAPCPASGIFIQGLADTVVQPSATQKLVDKLRTQKHITIHHDEIPRANHFFENEQEELMGSVDKYLDFRLDPACEIR, translated from the coding sequence ATGCCCTCCGTCATCTTTCCCGGCCCCGAAGGCCGCCTCGAAGGTCGTTTCGCCCCCGCAAAGCGCCCCCGCGCGCCCGTCGCCATGATCCTGCACCCGCACAGCCAGGGCGGCGGCACGATGAACGACCGGATCGTGCAGCGGCTGTACAAGACCTTCGTCGATCGCGGTTTCGCAACGCTGCGCTTCAACTTTCGCGGCGTGGGCCGCAGCCAGGGCAGCTTCGACAATGGCATTGGCGAGCTGTCCGATGCCGCCGCCGCGCTGGACTGGGTGCAGAGCATCCATGAAGAAGCGCAAACGACATGGGTCGCAGGCGTAAGCTTCGGCGCGCTGATTGGCATGCAGCTGCTGATGCGCCGCCCGGAAATCCGGGGCTTCATCTCCATTGCGCCGCCCGCCAACATGTATGATTTCAGCTTCCTGGCACCCTGCCCGGCCAGCGGCATCTTCATCCAGGGCCTGGCCGACACGGTCGTGCAGCCCTCCGCCACGCAGAAGCTGGTCGACAAGCTGCGCACGCAGAAGCACATCACGATCCACCATGACGAAATCCCGCGTGCCAACCACTTCTTCGAAAACGAGCAGGAAGAGCTGATGGGATCGGTTGACAAATATCTCGACTTCCGGCTCGATCCGGCCTGCGAAATCCGCTGA